aattttactcgAACAACTTCACTTgattcaactcgactcgaatttcatttcactcaactagattcgaaaaaatttcagGCTCGTgaactcaattaactcgaaattttttcacttgATTTGATCGAATGCTCACTCCTATGAAAAGGTGTTTGTTTAGCATTTACTTATTGCTCCAAAAGCACATTTAGCCCCAAAacatttttgatataattttgatttaatgtgtaacgtgagatttaaattttgattaatcccatcaaatacaaaaaacctttaattttgatataattgtatgcataacaaaataatttagttaatggTAAACATCAttgttatatattcaaattagcATGTTAAAATGTGACAAcgaaactaaaatgaaaataaattgaagtttataaattaaattttataaaaaaaattattttctccaCAAATCCAAAGAGCCAACAAATCAAACGAGTGAATTAATATCAATCCAACAAATCAATTTTgcttaaaagaaacaaagcatAAAGCCACTTTTAATTAGATCAAAAAACATTCTACCACATTAATATAACTTTAACTCAATTGGCTCAGTTACTTTTaccaaataaaacataaattgaaaaaaaaaaatttaaatgcacTTAAAAACGATTTTGCGAAGTTCGATTGACACAATTGCGACAAAAGCAGGCATTTACCACAACTTGCAAAGAAATTTATCAAAGTGAACATCAAACTTTGAAAGTCAGGCTTGAAAAAGTAAATTTCAGTATTTCAGTCTACCACAAATTTAGCATCGATAAAAGGTAACAATAACTGTAGCCACATAAGCACTTGTAATACATTCCTCAATCAGGAAAACACTTGTCAAACATTAGAATAGGATTATGCTTATCAATTCTAATGATCATGAGCAATATTTCAGTTGTACCCTTTTCCAGGTTTCGCTAAAGGTGATCTTCACGATGCTTTCCATTAGGTTCAACTGAATTCCCAGATAGATGATTCTTTGCTTCAGAATGTGGTTGATGTCTGTGAAGGTGacggtgatgatgatgatgataatgatgatgataatgatggTGATGCTGACCACTTCTATTGTTCCTTGACTCAAGATTATCATCCGATGAGTTACCTAATGACCGGCCCCTTTGATAAGGTCTCTCATCATCGGAATCTAGTGAACCAGAGACAACACTGTTTGATCGTTGATGATGCTTATTGTGGTTTGAATGGCTTTGCCTTCTGGGTGCATGAACAGCTTCATCACTTGAAGACTCTGAACCACTTGACCCTGGTCGCTGACGGTGTTTGTGGTGTCTTGTGTGGCTTCTCTTTCGAATTCTACAATCATTCTCATCACTTGATGTGTCTGAAGTACCAGACACTGAACGCCGATGGAGTCTGTGGTTTCTTTTGACTATCTCATTGTCATCATCATCTGAGGAAACAAGAGATTCCGAATCTGATTTAGAATCATGATGCTTCCATCTTCGGCAGCTTCGCTTTTTCCTCCTCTCTTCCTCAGAACTACTTCTGTAGTAATTGCTGATATCATCACTGGAACCTGGGGAATGTCTCTTCGACTTTTTCTTTGACTTCTTGTCCTTTTTCCTCTCATGGTCACCAGAATCACAGTGGGCGTTCTTCCTATGCTTTTTATGGgttcttctttttatttcccCGTCAGTACTGTCACTCTCACTGTCAGTATCAGAAACACACCTTTTGTGCTTAGCCTTCTTTGAACTCTTCTCTTTGGCCTCAGCATCTGCCCTCGCCTTTGCAGCAGCTTCTAGCTTCTGTTCCCATTTTAAAGGGGCTTCTTTCTTCTCCAAagctctcttcttcttctcctcaaCCAATTGGATGAACTTCTTGCAGTCCATTTATAAAAGTAAACCAACTCAATACCTGCATTTTGGTATGATGATGACCGGAAGTGCATCTCACAGAAGAGAAAAAACAATGTTAGTTCTTCAATCAACATAAGAACAAAGAAACAATGGGattttaaaatccttttatGCAATCTAGCGAAGCTTGTAATTAAGGCACTTACTGTTTTTAAACCAAGAAACCAAGCTCGATAAAGTATCCTAAAAGAGGTTTCTATCAAAGTACTAGTTTGCCAATGGCATAGAAATTCTTCAAGATGACAATTCAAAATTCCACTTTCAAAATAGTTTCCGCTAAGTACAAAATCCTTTCAAACTAAACAAAATCGTACTACTTGATGTTCATTTCAAACTATCTTACTGGTAGGGACAAAGCCAGAAACTCTTTCTTGAGGGagcagaattaaattataaatcttTGGGAGGtgttaaaatacaattttaacgTTATTAacttactttataatttagggAAGGACTAAACTAAATATTTCACCAATTTTAGAGAGAGGCCATAATGCATATTTACTCGCATTaagttacaaatttaaaatattttgaaagacTAAACTAGCATTTCACCATTTTGGAGCAGGCCCCTGCCTACCCATTGGCTGAACATGTCGGAGGAAAtccttgttgaaaaataaagaataccCAACACAAAGTTCTGCGTCCTAACCTCATAGACTTTGAAAGAATAAATTTATGATTAGTCGAAGTTTCATTTTATCCTTCTAGTACTTTATTCTGAACACAATCCTGGGGCAACCCAATCCTAgtattaaagaattaaaacaaaacagtAACAAGTAAAAGATTTGAATCAGCTTTATGCAATATCATCaaacaaatttatcaaacaGAACCCAAAAAATTAGCAAATTCCAGTGGTTGGAAATAACTCAGCAAGTGAAATATTGAATCCACAAAACAGCAGGCAAGCGAAGTTGAATCCACAACCAAGAACAAAGAATAACTGTCTACACAAccactaaataataaaattttacagtctaaaatcacaaataaaatttatcacaCCGAATAAACCCTAACAGAAGAAAATTACATTAATCAGAAGATGTGACAGCAAGCGTACCTGAATGATGAGAGATACTGGAGAGAGCAAAGGGAAAATGGAAAGCAGATCTGAAAGAGAGATTAGGGCTTTGACCTTGGGTTGGGGAAGTCGTTTCTAGAATGGTCCATGGCTTATGGGACACAAAAATATAGAGCCGCGCACGCGCATCGCCGCCTCGGCTTGCACTTCTCCACGTGACGCGTTCTTGTCTTTTGATTCCTTTAGGGTTCAGGAGCTAAGTTTGACTCTACTAAAATTGAAACCTCTAGCTGACACTTGTTCatctattttctaaatatttatttttaggttttttatttaattttgcatAGGAGGTGTGGTATTATTGCACGGGTCCATCTCCTTTGAATGACAAATAGAGAACATAACTATTAGTGGTTTTGATTATCGTTGATCCATTATCTGGGTttgatttgttcaattttttggtGTTGAGAGGTTTCGATGAAAATGAGTGGGGCGGTGCTTAATGTTGTTGTAGCAGCTATTACAAGGATGGGATACTGCTACCATTGCAGGTAATTCGTTCACTTCATGAGGTGCTATATGTGTGTGTTTAATTTCAATGTAGAAAAATGATAAAGAGCTATGGTAAATTTGAATTGTGATCTAATTGGGGGTTCTCCTTCCTTTAAATGATGAATTAGTAACCTATTTGTGTTTCATGTTCTACACATAAAGAGTGTTCAATTTGGAATACAAATCAATACAAGGGACCAAACATCCACCACCCAAGTATATGATATTTTTGCAAGCATCATGACAAAGTCTTCCTTCCATTTTTTATCACTACTAAAACTGAAAATGGTGGTTCTAGTAAAACTCAATATGGTTCTTCCACAACTTACTATTTCAaatattcttattcttatttttgtgGACGATAGCTATTAATGGTACAGAAtgtttcttctttctctctttatGTTCTTATCTTAGATTGTAATTCAagtagataaataaaattttgtctaCAACATTTCACCAAAAACTCACTTAAAATAATGCATATGTTCTACTACTCTCAAACCATAATTAATCAAAACCTATCAATAACCAtcatcatataaataatttatagaagaattaattaaattatttgatgcaAAACAAATCTTAATCTCTTTTCAATAACAAAATTACTTATTCAAAATTTGTTGGGTTAGTGCTAACCTAAGAAGAACtacaaattaatatattttttacttaaagTTGTTTAGACCTTTAATTGTTGAATCTTACTAGTCCATTAATAATGATTACATGTAtaggagtagattgaagattttcatacaattcaagttttctaaaataacatatttccattttcatagATTTGATACAACGAAATGTGTTGTTGAGTACAAATCATTGTAATTAAACTGAATTGAGTCAATAGTTTATGTCTAactttttaggaaaaatattgcatttactACCTCCATACTTGATCTACCAACTCAAGCTCTTTGAAACATTCTAagagtgaaaataatttaagaatgcAGCCATATTCTAAggttttttttggtttcttctGCTTTGGCGAAGAATATCATGCAAAACATTTTCTATGGGACATCTCTTGAAGCATATGTTTTCTTAGATAATCTTGTTTGGttacaaattattatttgctatacTTTTTTGATAGAGTCTATTCTAAATAATGGTTATTTTTGAAGAACAAATGTTCTAAATAGTAGTTATTATAGCATAATTGTTCTTTGAGAATaacttttctaaataaaattgttttgaacaataattattttaaataaaagtcatTCTCGAATGATAACTATTCTATACAACAGCCATTCTCAACAAGAGAACATGtatcaataaaacaaaaagaaggcGTTGAAATGAGATTAGTTACATCCATATTGGATTCTCCAAAATCTTGTTCAACTTAATTGTATTGGTTGATCACAATATTAGATTCAAACTCTAAAGTCggatattataaaaattattaaataaaataagagaacAATTTTTGGAaaccttctttttttcatttgaaaagCTTAATTTCTAGAAGAACAACAACTAACGGTGCTGGCAGGCTACATCAATATATTCTCTAACACTGCATACAACTAGTGGCATAATATGGAGATGTAGTCGTTTATGAGAACTACTTACAcctttgataaaaattaaatgcataattaatttttcctttcaattttatataaaatatcattttaaccttttatttaattcttttaatctttaaacttacatttttgtcaaatcactcaaaaatagaaggaaaaattaacgtttgttaactttACTGACATGTCATACACATGGATTGCCACATGTATGCCAcgttaacaattaattaatcttttaaaatatattaaaattttaatttttttaaataattttaattttaaaataatttttgaatttttgaatttttaaaatttaaaaataattaattgtctACGTGGCAATCCACGTTTATGCCACGccaaagaaatttaataaatgttgatttcttttcttttatttttgggacgatttgataaaaaaatataagttcaaaagttaaaagaagtaaaaattaaatagaaagttaaaataattttttctataaagtatgccaaaattaaatcaaccattgagatttattattttgtaaataaatattgttttaactaaaaaatgtcttttatttatatttcttgtTCTTTTATAACATTATCTTTCAACCTCTCCTTATTTCAttctttgatttatatatatatatatatatatatccaaataactgtttttattttcataacttattttaatGAGAGTTTTCATATCTGGTTTTGATGAGAGTTAAAGAAAGGTGGAGTTTTAAATTCTACAAGTAGGGTTCGagttatagtaaaatattaaaaaataaatattttaaaaaaagagacacatcaaaaatttttaaagttgaatgtGGAATGAAAAAAAGTATACTATAGCATACCCAAtgctaataaattatttatttattgttttgtcCATTATTAATGGAGTTTTTTAACTTTACAAGttggggtgagcattcgatcgaattgaatcgaatcaaaaattttcgagttaatcgagttttcgaatctcattttatcatcctaactttatttgaagttttctcgaatcgagttgagtgagatggaattcgaatcgaatcgaatcgaatatatttgttcgagttaaattttaaaaaataattttgggtcattgtaaccattgtcacccatcgtaataaaatttgtccaccttaatcaaattttttattaactttcatcacttcataatttatttattatttttttatatactggttagcttatttgcttgcttagttgtttcaattatcttcagattcttgtcacactatgtattttagaattaaaaatatattaaatgtaaaatatgatttttaataaaagttattttaaaaataaaatgtgaaattgataccaatataaaattttaacacaaatattttatgacataattaataattcaattttaatataaatattcaatatgactaaacaattcaataatataaataatataaaatgtgaaatttaatttaataatataaatagtagatataaataaaattattactatttatgtttagtgattttttttggatattttgattttttatttgggagtaaagggtgagaagtaaaagtttaggggaaaaataaaaagttttggggaataaaagtttgagggaaagtaaatagagggagtaaaattttggagggaaaatatttaaaaaaaaaattggaggggggaggggatagatgggaggtgagatgggaagggaataaaagttttaggggaaaagtgggagggagtaaaaattttgggggaaaataaaatgttttgagggttttggggagtaaaattttgagaaaaaataaatgggagagtaaaattttggtgggaaattttgggtagattggggggttgggaggggagaggagtaaaagttttggggggaaagtgggaatgagtaaaagttttgagggaaaagtaaaaaggtttgggagttttgggtaaaaatgtaaaatattatagtttgatattcgaattattcgaattattcgagttattcgaattcgaaaactcaacttgattttaactcgaaattcgaaaaaaaaattcgaatttcgagttgattcgaataattcgattaactcgaataactcgattcgtttaactcgaaattcgaatttttttcgattttttcgagtcgaatcgagttttactcacCCCTATTTACAAGTagggttattttaatttttaactttttttaatattctctgAAAACACATCACAGAGCATTAAatggtataaaattttaaaaattagaaataaaaacaattgcatttaacttttatattaaaataataaaaagttcaaACCCATTTTTCTCTTTATGGGTACTTATTTAGGTAGTCTTTACAATTACAAGTAATTTTCATCTTCAGGTTTTGCTCATTAATTGTCGACTTGTTTtctaataaaaacattttagatTTGAGATTAGTCATTGTTGAAGGTGTAAGAAAATTATActaagttataattttaaaaatggaatttaaaattaaaaataacattttaattttaatcgtagatttaattttgatctaaggcttcaaaaagaataaaataaaattcataagcTTTATACTAGTGCAAGTAAATCTCTCCCTTATCTAAAAGTGTTTGTGAGTTGGGGTTCGCTTTGGACTTGGTtttagggccagttcttcatcacttttgaaaagtgctgtggagaagtgcttttgagaagtgcttttgggaaatttgagtgtttagtattgttgtcaaaaagtgtttttgaagaataaaatgttcattttagacatgatattataaagtaacaaatatgtatttaaataatgttcaaattagttaatattatgatattttagtaaaaatattaaaaaaataatttattataacttattgttaatattttaatatataatattaattttaaatatttttagtaattaatattaattatttattaaatttaattagaatatataaactatatttaaatatttaaatataataattaaaatttttaattagatattgacacaattgtatcattttaaaattatttttatttttaattaatgcttttaacacatttgtattattttattttaaaatgtatttgaatatataactcatattagatattaacctaacataaaaacataaacctaacaaattaaaatattacatatatttggattaaagttttaggcttagtttggatgggcgtGTGTTTAGCTCGGTGAGGTTAAAAAGCAatggtggcggtgagattaattcttgtagcggtgagattgggTCTCAgatggcggtgagattagaaacaatggtggagtgtgcgtttggattcaaacgcaatTTATGTGATGaggtgaaaatagaaaatgacttttaaggacattaaattaaaatgatatataatagaagttttaaaattatttgacaattacaaaattaataaatgattaaaaattattacatttatatttattttcaataataaataattaaaaatgaattattacaaTTACATAAATATGCTTTTGCTGGTTTTTACTAATTCCTAGCACATAAGTTGCTGAACAACTCAGTTTAACAAGAAGGTTTAACAGTGTTACTCAATTGGACTAATCCCGTTATCTATGTTTGTATGAAATTTTGCCTACATACCAAATCCTTTAAAATGTTTTACTAATTTGAACAATATTATAAGACATTGGGGtgataaaattaacttaaactttaagtttgatttAGTTTAACATTGGAGTTATAATATAAGATTAAAGACGTCAAAATATGACTTTATAACATTAGCAATTGTTAAATCCTGTTTAACCTACAATCAatcaaaacattatttcaacagaaattggataaaatatttttaaaatgtaacattcatattttcaaaatatttttatacttttcatttcattcttaccatttatataataaatcaaatttaaatatataatttctgcTTCATTTATATTGAAACCCAAGGCATACACTTCAAATTTAGATCCATGTTTCCAACATCACACTAGTGTATTTGTCCAATAGATTGGAATTTTCATCAGAAGAGAAAATGCAAAATGATTCACATTTGAGCTAAAGATGAAGCAATGCaatgatgaatgaaaaatgattcATTTCTTAATTTCAGAGGAAATCCAATAGAAACCACATGTTCAATTCTTCATCAACATATCTGATTCATTTCTTATTGTTCATGGTTCAAAAACCATCAAAAGCTTGAACGAGTCAATTATATCATTCATCATCCAACTACTGTTGCATCTGGATTAATACAAGCATGCTGattaactgaaaaagaaaaaccaaacaaataaacaaaatgtgGACAACAACCCTTATTAATGTCGGAAACCCCAAAATTGCAACCCCTTTTAACTTCAAGTGTCTCAGATGGGACTGGTGCACCATTAAATTCAGCCATAAGTGCTCAGAGGCCTGTTCACATGCcagaaacattt
This sequence is a window from Gossypium raimondii isolate GPD5lz chromosome 5, ASM2569854v1, whole genome shotgun sequence. Protein-coding genes within it:
- the LOC105766078 gene encoding uncharacterized protein LOC105766078, with the translated sequence MDCKKFIQLVEEKKKRALEKKEAPLKWEQKLEAAAKARADAEAKEKSSKKAKHKRCVSDTDSESDSTDGEIKRRTHKKHRKNAHCDSGDHERKKDKKSKKKSKRHSPGSSDDISNYYRSSSEEERRKKRSCRRWKHHDSKSDSESLVSSDDDDNEIVKRNHRLHRRSVSGTSDTSSDENDCRIRKRSHTRHHKHRQRPGSSGSESSSDEAVHAPRRQSHSNHNKHHQRSNSVVSGSLDSDDERPYQRGRSLGNSSDDNLESRNNRSGQHHHHYHHHYHHHHHRHLHRHQPHSEAKNHLSGNSVEPNGKHREDHL